The DNA segment ATAGTGagggcggcatggtggtggtTATTACATCCACAGTTAGAATTAGGGATCTGGCATCCTTTCTGTGCTTGTGAGCATTGTCTCTGGGTACTCCAGCTTCCTccgacattccaaaaacataccTGTTTGTTTCAGTGAAGATTCTAATTTGTCTTTAGGTCTGTGTGAAtggtgagtgtgaatgggaTAGGCGCCATTTAATTTACAACCCTAACAGAAATAAgcagtgtcagaaatatttttatgttatttaatttactatatatactatatatattatttaattaactatatattttatttaattatttaatttactatttatatatactatatattatttaatttactatatatactatatattatttaatttactatatgtatatatacacacacacacacacatatatatataatttaatatatatttatatacatattattatatttaatttccagatgtcttgtaaaaaaatgcatgcatCTTTGTGCTTACGCTGTGACAAAAGAGGCACAATGTTGACGTTGAAGCAGAAAGCCAGCCCGGTGTAGCATCACGTGAAAATCGTTTGCCTTTCCAGGAGACCTTGTCACCTCCCCACCCGTTCAAGCTACCTAATTACAATGGAAAGAACTGGAGGCTATAGGAAAGCGAGAGAGCAGGAGAGGACGGATTGAGGAGGGTTAAATTGTTGCACAAAGAGGATTGAAGGGGAATCTTTGCTAGAGGTGAGAAGGTTAATTTTAAAAGTATAGTGCTAAGGTTAGATGTTGCCCATCCCGGTTTTAAATCAGAGCTTTCTGATGTACTGTATAATGAATGCCACATGGTGAGTCAGTGCATTGCCGGGGAAGACAGGAAGAATTAAGGTTTCATTTCAATGTCATTTCATTTTGCAGTGGTTGATATAGCAAAGAGAGATGCAAGGGAATTACATTGGAAATCACTGTAGCACTCTGGCAGTGAAAAATAATGTGcattaaaacacaaacacatttatgaCGTCTTCTGGCTCTTATTAGCATCAACAATGCTGCCAGTCCTTGGGCCGAAGGATCACGTCAATGAATCTGCCTTCCTCACGTGTTTCTATTTCTCCCTGTCAGGACATCAATCAGAAGCTGCAGGAAGACAACCGTGAACTGCGAGACTTGTGCTGCTTCCTGGATGATGATCGGCAAAAAGGAAAGCGTGTGTCCAGGGAGTGGCAGCGCCTGGGCCGATACAGCTCTAGCATTATGCGCAAAGAGGTGACCCTCTATCTCCAAAAACTCAAGGAATTAGAGCTTCGACAGGAGGAGGTCATCCGTGAGAACCTGGAGCTGAAAGAGCTCTGTCTCCTCCTGGATGAGGACAAAGGAATagttggtggaggtggggggacGAGTGGGAGTGTTGGAATGGGCGTGGGGTCTCGAAACTCCATAGACAGCCAGAACAGTTTACTGCTGGTTCCTGGGCAGGGTCTTCTAATGAGGGATGTTGGGGATGGGAGCAGCACCTCTAGTGCAGGGAGTGCTGACAGCTCAGATCACCATCAGCATAAGCAAACACACCTAGCTGTGGGAGTGAGCGGCCTTGGAAATTCCAGGGAAAAAGGGAGTCCCGAGCTGGCCCATAAACCTAGATGTAGCAGCATCAGTGCCATAGGAGGAGGAATGACCGACAGGGAGGTGTCTAGCCCCGAGCATCCGGCCGGGCGCAACCGGAGTACAAGCCTGGAGTACCCGTACACTCTGCCCCAGCTCTGCCGACCACGTTGCGGCTCCATATCAGTGCCTGACCACAGCCGGGTCATGCGAGGCTTGAGCCCAGAGAAATACGGAAGGAACATAGGACGGAGTAGTCCAGAGCAGCACCCAAAGCACTACAGCTCTGACCTTCTTTTAGGCCAGAGGCAGCACTACCTGGGTCAAGGTGGCAGCGGTGACCTCTATCAGAGGCACCACCGGAGCAGCATTAGCAGTACTGGTTGTGAGAGCCCTGAGCCTCGCCATGCACATTTAGGGACGGCTGAGCACCTTGAAAAAAGTTGTATAGTCCAAGGGGGCAGTCCTGAGACTCATAGGCACCAATACAGTCTGAGTCCCGACCATGGGAAATTTGGCAGCCCGATTCGAGACGCGCAAAGGAGGTCGGGTGGAGACGAGCTGTCACCACATCATCGGAGCATCTATAACGGGATGAACGGTACGTTTTTATGCGTGTGAATGAATCCTTTGAATATCATGTAATGCATTGTAATTTTGTTGTACAACCTCACAAATGCTGTGTCAGTCTGATTAGCAGATTAGGTTGACGGTAGCTCGACATAAGTAAAAAATCCAAGTGGAATTCCTGAAGTTAATTTAATAATGAACACATGATTGAACAGTTTAACACATGAACCCCGGTGCAGAAGTGTGACTTAGGGGTGGATTTCTTTTTGTGAACGAAGCCTAATGTTAGAATTACAGAAACCACAAACATGCTGCAATTTAAGGCTATCAGATTGTGTGATGAATAACAAAAATAGCCTAGCAAATTGGCCACTGTTAAAATACCCCACAGCGGCTTGTAATCATTTCTGGAgtccggggaaaaaaaaaaggtgctgaGTGGCACAGAACTGGCCGACACTAAAGGTTGTCTCAAGGTGAAATGTGTGCGGCAGAGAACATATAAACTGCCCAACCAAATCAAAACACAATGTCATGGAAGATGATTTGTATAAACATAATTGTACTTCTTTTGTATTTCATTATGACACTTTAACTTGCACAGTGGAAATATTgttcttttggggggggggcactaaACTGTATTATAAATCATCTGCTGTTTCTACTGTCACTATTATAGCTATCTTATTTGAGTGCCCTGATGTTATAACATTCCAACCTTAAATTGCTCTGTATTCATTCTGAATTATTTTGCATTAGAGATGATTGTCTGATACAGTTGTAAACATTTCTCCCCTAGTCATTTTGCAATCTCTTGGGATTGCAGCGGATTATTGTAAAGACACACATAACTTTTTATTTGGGTCATCTTTCTGTTTCTTCTTTTTGCTAGTGGCCGAATTGCACTCCGTAATGCTTTATCGTGATACGTTATCTCACTCTTGAACGGTTGTGTTTACACAGGGCGTTGCAGTATTACTTCTTAATTGTAAAATTGAAGTGCAGGGGGCACTCTCTGGCTTTCAGGATTGGTGATTTGCCAAGTGGCAAAGCGGTTGGGAATCTAGCTCAGAGAGAACCAGCAAATACTGTTTATCCAGGTCCATATGGACTTCATTAAGCCTCCTAGCATGAGTTAGTCATTACAGTGGGACGAGTTGTGATAAAGTCATAATGTACTATGGCTATTTGTCAGTCGCTCTGGTGGCTTATCTACCAAGAGCATTGTCCCTCTGGGATTCCTCTGTCGCTGgcctgacaaagacacagcagcAGACCataatattttccttttttttttttttttgtgacatacagccctgactaaaaaaaaaaatcctctgaaaaatgatgatgaataaaCTACCCCAGTTAACCCTCCACTGTTGGTTTTTAGGTGAAAACTTGAAGCAACAGTCCAAGTGAAAATAAATACTTTGAAAggcaaatttgaaaataaataaataaagggtcatCTATTAAATATTGCCGTGtccatgtctgtgtgtgtcatcCCCTGACCCACTCTTGCATGTTCTTTTTTTGGATGAAGGAATTTAATTCCTATGATGTTGTAGTACATTCCACTTTCTGGGATTATCCCGTAAGCTCTTTGCACAGTATTATTTCAATTTTTATgaacttgtgtgtgcgtgcttgtgttTGTGACATGGCTGTTTCTCTagctgtgtttttgttgttgaaaaATCAAAGTCTCATGTTCATGTGGCACTCAACAGGGCACAAATTTAAGTCTTTTAAATTCGGGACAAAAACAACATTCTGACCTCTGCTCTACTGTTACATCTTCTGTGAGGCGTATCACAcactatttttttatatattttttgcaataAAAATAATGGAATTCCCCCCCAAATCACTAAAAACACCACTTATGCTCAGTAAACATAAAGGATTATCCTGCTCTCTCATTGGAACACAAGAGACACTCGATTAATGAGGCTTCCGAGGATTTGAGAATTACTAAAGAAGtacgtattaaaaaaaatgcaggtcCTTAAGTCAGGAATCACAAAATCAATGTGCACTAAATAACATGAAAATGTGAACGTGTGATATTAGAACATAAGAAACAAGCCTCACTATAAAAGTATCAAATgttgtattttaaattattattattattattactattagaacATAATGCGTCTCACTATAAAGTATAAAATATTGTACTTTAAATTATTATTCCCCGTATAAATAATCATCACTAACTATGCCAAAAGGTTTTATCTTTTATCCGCAGAGGGTCTCTTTCACAAGTGAAGAGACTTAATCATGTTTTCTGCTTCAGCAATCACAAGTTCCACATTAGCTTAAACTGTTGAGATGATCAgtggagaaagaaagaaaaaaaaaaagaaccgtgTGCACAAAAGAAATTGGAACAAACCCCTGCCTTTTGTGAGGCAGTGAGTGCTGATAGGATGCACAAATGAGTTTGGAGGATATTATTCAGTTAGACCAAATTAAGAAATGAAGCATGACAGGAATTTGTAATGATCTATATTTTGCAGgcaattttttgttttatcacTTATTTGATCATTTAAAGTTATTTGCCCCAACGGAGTACTATTTGCAGTTGTTGGCTCTTTGTAAAATATACTACTAAGCTTTAAGTGAGCTCAGTTATGAGTCAGCCCAGGAATGGGCGTATGTGGGAATTGTGCTTCCccctaaaaaaattaataattaataattttcTGTGCTCATCAGTCACATTGAGTCAAAAAAttcgagcaataaaattaatctgTTTCTTGTAATTATAAGGCCCTGACATGAAACTTTTGATTTTTTATGGTTTTGATCATAAATATGCATCCATAAGCCTGACTAACTCCCTAAATTTGTGAGAATGACCCATGTTTGCCTTGGCTATGGCTGTTTGTATCAACACAGCTCAAACAGCACTCTCAAATGGGCTGTTATAGCAGATCGGTTTGTGATGTCACTCACCCCGCCTCTTTCAGTTTTTGATGCCACTAACTCCGCCTGCACTTTACTCTCATAATTTTTGCCAAAGTTTCTATAGGAACAGCCTCTTCTCCCTACACCTTAGCCACTGAAAGGCTGATGGTTGGACTTTCTTTTTGCAACAAATATGTCTAAACCACTCCCGAAACTTGTGTTAGTTTGTGGCAAACATATTACCGACGACTGCTTGAGAAATTTGGGACAATCTTTTGGGACATATTTCACTTATTTAGAAAAGTTTTGATAGAATACTAGGGTGCCCAAAGTATGGCTGTTATCGTTGCTGCAAAGCCCATGTCGGGCTCCTTTAACACTGCTAATTCCCGTATGTTTGTTAGTGAGCAGGATTATGCAAAGGCATAGGGCAACAGATATTCaggattttttcttcttcacatttatgttaaaaaaagtgaatgtattggtgatttttaattttttttaaataaactgttttaacacagaatttcccttctGGGGATCAATAAGGGGATTCAATAGCTT comes from the Syngnathus scovelli strain Florida chromosome 5, RoL_Ssco_1.2, whole genome shotgun sequence genome and includes:
- the ccdc85al gene encoding coiled-coil domain containing 85A, like: MEKATPPPQPQVQLSIAKTDSPADDVSGLSDEDLFKWTKEDLVRRLRRSEADKMSVILDHGNLIREVNRSLQLHLNEIRGLKDINQKLQEDNRELRDLCCFLDDDRQKGKRVSREWQRLGRYSSSIMRKEVTLYLQKLKELELRQEEVIRENLELKELCLLLDEDKGIVGGGGGTSGSVGMGVGSRNSIDSQNSLLLVPGQGLLMRDVGDGSSTSSAGSADSSDHHQHKQTHLAVGVSGLGNSREKGSPELAHKPRCSSISAIGGGMTDREVSSPEHPAGRNRSTSLEYPYTLPQLCRPRCGSISVPDHSRVMRGLSPEKYGRNIGRSSPEQHPKHYSSDLLLGQRQHYLGQGGSGDLYQRHHRSSISSTGCESPEPRHAHLGTAEHLEKSCIVQGGSPETHRHQYSLSPDHGKFGSPIRDAQRRSGGDELSPHHRSIYNGMNALISAGCCTNNCRNVKLWDSFDASS